The Euwallacea fornicatus isolate EFF26 chromosome 3, ASM4011564v1, whole genome shotgun sequence genome has a segment encoding these proteins:
- the Crk gene encoding adapter molecule Crk: MSSQFDHEDESSWFFGAINRQEAQELLMAEKEGGVFLVRDSTTSMGDYVLCVKEDSKVSHYIINKMQTNDQTNYRIGDQFFKSLSELVSFYKLHYLDTTPLIRPAKKKLEKVVAKFDFESTEKDDLTFKRGDILTVLFKEEEQWWRARDRNGREGCIPVPYVQKVEENSSPVDGARPQESQVNSTPESKPKPKQRKLPAKARVKQARIPNAYDGSALKLDVGDIITVVKTNINGQWEGELNGKTGFFPFTHVEFLDDDTVS; encoded by the exons ATGAGCAGTCAATTTGATCATGAGGATGAAAGCAG CTGGTTCTTTGGTGCCATCAATAGGCAAGAAGCACAAGAACTCCTTATGGCTGAAAAGGAGGGAGGAGTATTTTTAGTCAGGGATAGTACTACCTCAATGGGAGATTATGTTTTATGTGTTAA AGAGGATAGTAAAGTCAGTCATtacataataaacaaaatgcaAACCAATGATCAGACTAACTACAGGATTGGAgaccaatttttcaaaagccTGTCAGAGCTGGTTTCTTTCTACAAGCTGCATTACTTAGACACAACTCCTTTAATACGTCCTGCAAAGAAGAAATTAGAGAAAGTTGTTGCTAAGTTTGATTTTGAGAGTACT gaaaaagacGACTTGACTTTTAAAAGAGGAGATATTCTAACTGTGCTTTTCAAGGAGGAGGAGCAGTGGTGGAGAGCGAGGGATAGAAACGGCAGAGAAGGGTGCATACCGGTTCCATATGTTCAAAAG GTTGAAGAAAACTCGTCTCCAGTGGATGGTGCAAGGCCCCAGGAGAGCCAAGTCAATAGTACTCCTGAATCGAAACCAAAACCAAAACAg cgaAAATTGCCAGCCAAAGCACGAGTCAAACAAGCAAGAATCCCTAATGCCTACGACGGCTCGGCGTTGAAATTAGACGTAGGAGATATAATTACAGTGGTGAAGACTAATATTAACGGACAATGGGAAGGAGAACTGAACGGGAAAACCGGCTTTTTCCCATTCACGCATGTAGAGTTTTTAGATGATGATACTGTAAGTTAG
- the LOC136350426 gene encoding uncharacterized protein isoform X5, with translation MDSYPVNVICHRPGPRFVDLNGSISQKWKRLRQCCASLRGHNSEASKSALLEESSPHILVSTPHTTSSLRLPSNTKKTSVQDVLRAKFSQIHVGLRRRRALSVQEFFHGAANGKKEESSQPKTAFYVPPPEGLTPDTKKSRSFHSASERRPRSRRRESLNLSLPGTEYYYEPPPDYDVEPAKYRRWSVAANPAQHLSLPQHTIHTHPTKTQNISIIESYNIKIPKTKLQKHQQHLDRARSQSPSWNKRQSECTKAEKQTKFKVANSKSYYELGGVKQKAEVPPDGTFERDQNSIEELEEIEEEESKFCTLPRGGNTFTIRQVAFQKGHNFKPLGFSIVGGRDSPKGSIGIYVKTIFPNGQAAENGTLREGDEILAVNNKPLHGASHKEAINVFKQIKSGTVLLHIGRRINKNRRERLVN, from the exons ATGGACAGTTATCCTGTTAATGTTATTTGTCATAGACCTG GGCCACGTTTTGTAGATCTAAATGGCAGCATTTCGCAAAAGTGGAAACGACTTCGCCAATGCTGTGCCTCGTTACGAGGTCATAACTCCGAGGCATCGAAAAGTGCTCTCCTCGAAGAAAGTAGCCCTCACATCCTAGTCAGCACACCCCACACGACCTCCTCTCTCAGGCTGCCCAGCAATACTAAGAAGACCAGCGTCCAAGATGTCCTCAGAGCCAAATTCAGCCAAATCCACGTCGGTCTCAGGAGAAGGAGGGCCTTGTCCGTCCAGGAGTTCTTCCACGGTGCTGCTAACGGAAAGAAGGAAGAGAGTAGCCAACCAAAGACTGCCTTTTACGTTCCTCCACCCGAAGGTCTGACTCCTGACACCAAGAAGTCAAGGTCCTTTCATTCGGCCTCGGAGAGGAGACCTAGGTCTCGACGTCGAGAGTCTCTAAATCTTAG TCTTCCAGGTACTGAGTACTACTACGAGCCTCCTCCAGATTATGACGTGGAACCTGCCAAGTACCGTCGCTGGTCTGTGGCAGCTAATCCCGCCCAACATTTGAGCCTACCTCAACACACCATCCACACCCATCCAACGAAAACCCAAAACATCTCTATCATCGAAAGTTACAACATCAAGATTCCCAAAACTAAGCTACAGAAACATCAACAGCACTTAGATCGGGCAAGGTCGCAGTCGCCGAGTTGGAACAAAAGACAATCTGAATGCACTAAGGCGGAAAAACAAACGAAGTTTAAAGTAGCCAACTCGAAAAGCTATTACGAGTTGGGAGGCGTTAAACAAAAAGCGGAAGTACCACCGGACGGTACATTCGAACGTGACCAG aatTCCATAGAGGAGTTAGAGGAAATCGAAGAGGAAGAAAGCAAATTCTGTACCCTTCCGAGAGGAGGAAACACCTTCACCATCAGACAGGTTGCATTTCAGAAAGGACATAATTTTAAACCTTTAGGCTTCAGTATAGTGGGTGGCAGGGATTCCCCTAAAGGCAGTATTGGGATTTAcgttaaaactatttttcctaATGGACAGGCGGCTGAAAATGGGACCCTCAGAGAAG gtgaCGAAATTTTGGCAGTGAACAATAAGCCACTGCACGGGGCCTCTCACAAAGAAGCAATAAATGTGTTTAAACAAATCAAGTCCGGGACTGTGCTACTGCATATAGGCCGTAGAATTAACAAGAATAGGCGGGAACGGCTTGTTAATTAA
- the LOC136350426 gene encoding uncharacterized protein isoform X1 — MLLWNTKRHGHLINSLRMIRTPYNARRVPLILTKSTHYEPELLFTLSKRIVESSKSGSTNSFEFVVFISFMCSKALFNDFSDIGPRFVDLNGSISQKWKRLRQCCASLRGHNSEASKSALLEESSPHILVSTPHTTSSLRLPSNTKKTSVQDVLRAKFSQIHVGLRRRRALSVQEFFHGAANGKKEESSQPKTAFYVPPPEGLTPDTKKSRSFHSASERRPRSRRRESLNLSLPGTEYYYEPPPDYDVEPAKYRRWSVAANPAQHLSLPQHTIHTHPTKTQNISIIESYNIKIPKTKLQKHQQHLDRARSQSPSWNKRQSECTKAEKQTKFKVANSKSYYELGGVKQKAEVPPDGTFERDQNSIEELEEIEEEESKFCTLPRGGNTFTIRQVAFQKGHNFKPLGFSIVGGRDSPKGSIGIYVKTIFPNGQAAENGTLREGDEILAVNNKPLHGASHKEAINVFKQIKSGTVLLHIGRRINKNRRERLVN, encoded by the exons ATGCTCTTATGGAATACTAAACGGCATGGACACCTAATCAATAGCCTACGTATGATAAGAACCCCGTATAATGCCCGTAGGGTACCgttaatattaactaaatCTACCCATTACGAGCCTGAGTTACTGTTTACGCTCAGCAAGCGTATCGTCGAGTCTTCAAAGAGTGGTTCAACAAATAGCTTCGAATTTGTGgtgtttattagttttatgtGTTCTAAGGctctttttaatgatttttctgaTATTG GGCCACGTTTTGTAGATCTAAATGGCAGCATTTCGCAAAAGTGGAAACGACTTCGCCAATGCTGTGCCTCGTTACGAGGTCATAACTCCGAGGCATCGAAAAGTGCTCTCCTCGAAGAAAGTAGCCCTCACATCCTAGTCAGCACACCCCACACGACCTCCTCTCTCAGGCTGCCCAGCAATACTAAGAAGACCAGCGTCCAAGATGTCCTCAGAGCCAAATTCAGCCAAATCCACGTCGGTCTCAGGAGAAGGAGGGCCTTGTCCGTCCAGGAGTTCTTCCACGGTGCTGCTAACGGAAAGAAGGAAGAGAGTAGCCAACCAAAGACTGCCTTTTACGTTCCTCCACCCGAAGGTCTGACTCCTGACACCAAGAAGTCAAGGTCCTTTCATTCGGCCTCGGAGAGGAGACCTAGGTCTCGACGTCGAGAGTCTCTAAATCTTAG TCTTCCAGGTACTGAGTACTACTACGAGCCTCCTCCAGATTATGACGTGGAACCTGCCAAGTACCGTCGCTGGTCTGTGGCAGCTAATCCCGCCCAACATTTGAGCCTACCTCAACACACCATCCACACCCATCCAACGAAAACCCAAAACATCTCTATCATCGAAAGTTACAACATCAAGATTCCCAAAACTAAGCTACAGAAACATCAACAGCACTTAGATCGGGCAAGGTCGCAGTCGCCGAGTTGGAACAAAAGACAATCTGAATGCACTAAGGCGGAAAAACAAACGAAGTTTAAAGTAGCCAACTCGAAAAGCTATTACGAGTTGGGAGGCGTTAAACAAAAAGCGGAAGTACCACCGGACGGTACATTCGAACGTGACCAG aatTCCATAGAGGAGTTAGAGGAAATCGAAGAGGAAGAAAGCAAATTCTGTACCCTTCCGAGAGGAGGAAACACCTTCACCATCAGACAGGTTGCATTTCAGAAAGGACATAATTTTAAACCTTTAGGCTTCAGTATAGTGGGTGGCAGGGATTCCCCTAAAGGCAGTATTGGGATTTAcgttaaaactatttttcctaATGGACAGGCGGCTGAAAATGGGACCCTCAGAGAAG gtgaCGAAATTTTGGCAGTGAACAATAAGCCACTGCACGGGGCCTCTCACAAAGAAGCAATAAATGTGTTTAAACAAATCAAGTCCGGGACTGTGCTACTGCATATAGGCCGTAGAATTAACAAGAATAGGCGGGAACGGCTTGTTAATTAA
- the LOC136350426 gene encoding uncharacterized protein isoform X2 produces the protein MLLWNTKRHGHLINSLRMIRTPYNARRVPLILTKSTHYEPELLFTLSKRIVESSKSGSTNSFEFVVFISFMCSKALFNDFSDIDLNGSISQKWKRLRQCCASLRGHNSEASKSALLEESSPHILVSTPHTTSSLRLPSNTKKTSVQDVLRAKFSQIHVGLRRRRALSVQEFFHGAANGKKEESSQPKTAFYVPPPEGLTPDTKKSRSFHSASERRPRSRRRESLNLSLPGTEYYYEPPPDYDVEPAKYRRWSVAANPAQHLSLPQHTIHTHPTKTQNISIIESYNIKIPKTKLQKHQQHLDRARSQSPSWNKRQSECTKAEKQTKFKVANSKSYYELGGVKQKAEVPPDGTFERDQNSIEELEEIEEEESKFCTLPRGGNTFTIRQVAFQKGHNFKPLGFSIVGGRDSPKGSIGIYVKTIFPNGQAAENGTLREGDEILAVNNKPLHGASHKEAINVFKQIKSGTVLLHIGRRINKNRRERLVN, from the exons ATGCTCTTATGGAATACTAAACGGCATGGACACCTAATCAATAGCCTACGTATGATAAGAACCCCGTATAATGCCCGTAGGGTACCgttaatattaactaaatCTACCCATTACGAGCCTGAGTTACTGTTTACGCTCAGCAAGCGTATCGTCGAGTCTTCAAAGAGTGGTTCAACAAATAGCTTCGAATTTGTGgtgtttattagttttatgtGTTCTAAGGctctttttaatgatttttctgaTATTG ATCTAAATGGCAGCATTTCGCAAAAGTGGAAACGACTTCGCCAATGCTGTGCCTCGTTACGAGGTCATAACTCCGAGGCATCGAAAAGTGCTCTCCTCGAAGAAAGTAGCCCTCACATCCTAGTCAGCACACCCCACACGACCTCCTCTCTCAGGCTGCCCAGCAATACTAAGAAGACCAGCGTCCAAGATGTCCTCAGAGCCAAATTCAGCCAAATCCACGTCGGTCTCAGGAGAAGGAGGGCCTTGTCCGTCCAGGAGTTCTTCCACGGTGCTGCTAACGGAAAGAAGGAAGAGAGTAGCCAACCAAAGACTGCCTTTTACGTTCCTCCACCCGAAGGTCTGACTCCTGACACCAAGAAGTCAAGGTCCTTTCATTCGGCCTCGGAGAGGAGACCTAGGTCTCGACGTCGAGAGTCTCTAAATCTTAG TCTTCCAGGTACTGAGTACTACTACGAGCCTCCTCCAGATTATGACGTGGAACCTGCCAAGTACCGTCGCTGGTCTGTGGCAGCTAATCCCGCCCAACATTTGAGCCTACCTCAACACACCATCCACACCCATCCAACGAAAACCCAAAACATCTCTATCATCGAAAGTTACAACATCAAGATTCCCAAAACTAAGCTACAGAAACATCAACAGCACTTAGATCGGGCAAGGTCGCAGTCGCCGAGTTGGAACAAAAGACAATCTGAATGCACTAAGGCGGAAAAACAAACGAAGTTTAAAGTAGCCAACTCGAAAAGCTATTACGAGTTGGGAGGCGTTAAACAAAAAGCGGAAGTACCACCGGACGGTACATTCGAACGTGACCAG aatTCCATAGAGGAGTTAGAGGAAATCGAAGAGGAAGAAAGCAAATTCTGTACCCTTCCGAGAGGAGGAAACACCTTCACCATCAGACAGGTTGCATTTCAGAAAGGACATAATTTTAAACCTTTAGGCTTCAGTATAGTGGGTGGCAGGGATTCCCCTAAAGGCAGTATTGGGATTTAcgttaaaactatttttcctaATGGACAGGCGGCTGAAAATGGGACCCTCAGAGAAG gtgaCGAAATTTTGGCAGTGAACAATAAGCCACTGCACGGGGCCTCTCACAAAGAAGCAATAAATGTGTTTAAACAAATCAAGTCCGGGACTGTGCTACTGCATATAGGCCGTAGAATTAACAAGAATAGGCGGGAACGGCTTGTTAATTAA
- the LOC136350426 gene encoding uncharacterized protein isoform X3, with amino-acid sequence MIFLILATCQDISQIQFAQNYKWTDYTGQILEMIRGPRFVDLNGSISQKWKRLRQCCASLRGHNSEASKSALLEESSPHILVSTPHTTSSLRLPSNTKKTSVQDVLRAKFSQIHVGLRRRRALSVQEFFHGAANGKKEESSQPKTAFYVPPPEGLTPDTKKSRSFHSASERRPRSRRRESLNLSLPGTEYYYEPPPDYDVEPAKYRRWSVAANPAQHLSLPQHTIHTHPTKTQNISIIESYNIKIPKTKLQKHQQHLDRARSQSPSWNKRQSECTKAEKQTKFKVANSKSYYELGGVKQKAEVPPDGTFERDQNSIEELEEIEEEESKFCTLPRGGNTFTIRQVAFQKGHNFKPLGFSIVGGRDSPKGSIGIYVKTIFPNGQAAENGTLREGDEILAVNNKPLHGASHKEAINVFKQIKSGTVLLHIGRRINKNRRERLVN; translated from the exons atgatttttctgaTATTG GCCACTTGTCAAGACATCTCACAAATTCAATTTGCGCAGAATTATAAGTGGACTGACTATACGGGGCAGATCTTGGAAATGATAAGAG GGCCACGTTTTGTAGATCTAAATGGCAGCATTTCGCAAAAGTGGAAACGACTTCGCCAATGCTGTGCCTCGTTACGAGGTCATAACTCCGAGGCATCGAAAAGTGCTCTCCTCGAAGAAAGTAGCCCTCACATCCTAGTCAGCACACCCCACACGACCTCCTCTCTCAGGCTGCCCAGCAATACTAAGAAGACCAGCGTCCAAGATGTCCTCAGAGCCAAATTCAGCCAAATCCACGTCGGTCTCAGGAGAAGGAGGGCCTTGTCCGTCCAGGAGTTCTTCCACGGTGCTGCTAACGGAAAGAAGGAAGAGAGTAGCCAACCAAAGACTGCCTTTTACGTTCCTCCACCCGAAGGTCTGACTCCTGACACCAAGAAGTCAAGGTCCTTTCATTCGGCCTCGGAGAGGAGACCTAGGTCTCGACGTCGAGAGTCTCTAAATCTTAG TCTTCCAGGTACTGAGTACTACTACGAGCCTCCTCCAGATTATGACGTGGAACCTGCCAAGTACCGTCGCTGGTCTGTGGCAGCTAATCCCGCCCAACATTTGAGCCTACCTCAACACACCATCCACACCCATCCAACGAAAACCCAAAACATCTCTATCATCGAAAGTTACAACATCAAGATTCCCAAAACTAAGCTACAGAAACATCAACAGCACTTAGATCGGGCAAGGTCGCAGTCGCCGAGTTGGAACAAAAGACAATCTGAATGCACTAAGGCGGAAAAACAAACGAAGTTTAAAGTAGCCAACTCGAAAAGCTATTACGAGTTGGGAGGCGTTAAACAAAAAGCGGAAGTACCACCGGACGGTACATTCGAACGTGACCAG aatTCCATAGAGGAGTTAGAGGAAATCGAAGAGGAAGAAAGCAAATTCTGTACCCTTCCGAGAGGAGGAAACACCTTCACCATCAGACAGGTTGCATTTCAGAAAGGACATAATTTTAAACCTTTAGGCTTCAGTATAGTGGGTGGCAGGGATTCCCCTAAAGGCAGTATTGGGATTTAcgttaaaactatttttcctaATGGACAGGCGGCTGAAAATGGGACCCTCAGAGAAG gtgaCGAAATTTTGGCAGTGAACAATAAGCCACTGCACGGGGCCTCTCACAAAGAAGCAATAAATGTGTTTAAACAAATCAAGTCCGGGACTGTGCTACTGCATATAGGCCGTAGAATTAACAAGAATAGGCGGGAACGGCTTGTTAATTAA
- the LOC136350426 gene encoding uncharacterized protein isoform X6 — MDSYPVNVICHRPDLNGSISQKWKRLRQCCASLRGHNSEASKSALLEESSPHILVSTPHTTSSLRLPSNTKKTSVQDVLRAKFSQIHVGLRRRRALSVQEFFHGAANGKKEESSQPKTAFYVPPPEGLTPDTKKSRSFHSASERRPRSRRRESLNLSLPGTEYYYEPPPDYDVEPAKYRRWSVAANPAQHLSLPQHTIHTHPTKTQNISIIESYNIKIPKTKLQKHQQHLDRARSQSPSWNKRQSECTKAEKQTKFKVANSKSYYELGGVKQKAEVPPDGTFERDQNSIEELEEIEEEESKFCTLPRGGNTFTIRQVAFQKGHNFKPLGFSIVGGRDSPKGSIGIYVKTIFPNGQAAENGTLREGDEILAVNNKPLHGASHKEAINVFKQIKSGTVLLHIGRRINKNRRERLVN; from the exons ATGGACAGTTATCCTGTTAATGTTATTTGTCATAGACCTG ATCTAAATGGCAGCATTTCGCAAAAGTGGAAACGACTTCGCCAATGCTGTGCCTCGTTACGAGGTCATAACTCCGAGGCATCGAAAAGTGCTCTCCTCGAAGAAAGTAGCCCTCACATCCTAGTCAGCACACCCCACACGACCTCCTCTCTCAGGCTGCCCAGCAATACTAAGAAGACCAGCGTCCAAGATGTCCTCAGAGCCAAATTCAGCCAAATCCACGTCGGTCTCAGGAGAAGGAGGGCCTTGTCCGTCCAGGAGTTCTTCCACGGTGCTGCTAACGGAAAGAAGGAAGAGAGTAGCCAACCAAAGACTGCCTTTTACGTTCCTCCACCCGAAGGTCTGACTCCTGACACCAAGAAGTCAAGGTCCTTTCATTCGGCCTCGGAGAGGAGACCTAGGTCTCGACGTCGAGAGTCTCTAAATCTTAG TCTTCCAGGTACTGAGTACTACTACGAGCCTCCTCCAGATTATGACGTGGAACCTGCCAAGTACCGTCGCTGGTCTGTGGCAGCTAATCCCGCCCAACATTTGAGCCTACCTCAACACACCATCCACACCCATCCAACGAAAACCCAAAACATCTCTATCATCGAAAGTTACAACATCAAGATTCCCAAAACTAAGCTACAGAAACATCAACAGCACTTAGATCGGGCAAGGTCGCAGTCGCCGAGTTGGAACAAAAGACAATCTGAATGCACTAAGGCGGAAAAACAAACGAAGTTTAAAGTAGCCAACTCGAAAAGCTATTACGAGTTGGGAGGCGTTAAACAAAAAGCGGAAGTACCACCGGACGGTACATTCGAACGTGACCAG aatTCCATAGAGGAGTTAGAGGAAATCGAAGAGGAAGAAAGCAAATTCTGTACCCTTCCGAGAGGAGGAAACACCTTCACCATCAGACAGGTTGCATTTCAGAAAGGACATAATTTTAAACCTTTAGGCTTCAGTATAGTGGGTGGCAGGGATTCCCCTAAAGGCAGTATTGGGATTTAcgttaaaactatttttcctaATGGACAGGCGGCTGAAAATGGGACCCTCAGAGAAG gtgaCGAAATTTTGGCAGTGAACAATAAGCCACTGCACGGGGCCTCTCACAAAGAAGCAATAAATGTGTTTAAACAAATCAAGTCCGGGACTGTGCTACTGCATATAGGCCGTAGAATTAACAAGAATAGGCGGGAACGGCTTGTTAATTAA
- the LOC136350426 gene encoding uncharacterized protein isoform X4: MIFLILATCQDISQIQFAQNYKWTDYTGQILEMIRDLNGSISQKWKRLRQCCASLRGHNSEASKSALLEESSPHILVSTPHTTSSLRLPSNTKKTSVQDVLRAKFSQIHVGLRRRRALSVQEFFHGAANGKKEESSQPKTAFYVPPPEGLTPDTKKSRSFHSASERRPRSRRRESLNLSLPGTEYYYEPPPDYDVEPAKYRRWSVAANPAQHLSLPQHTIHTHPTKTQNISIIESYNIKIPKTKLQKHQQHLDRARSQSPSWNKRQSECTKAEKQTKFKVANSKSYYELGGVKQKAEVPPDGTFERDQNSIEELEEIEEEESKFCTLPRGGNTFTIRQVAFQKGHNFKPLGFSIVGGRDSPKGSIGIYVKTIFPNGQAAENGTLREGDEILAVNNKPLHGASHKEAINVFKQIKSGTVLLHIGRRINKNRRERLVN, translated from the exons atgatttttctgaTATTG GCCACTTGTCAAGACATCTCACAAATTCAATTTGCGCAGAATTATAAGTGGACTGACTATACGGGGCAGATCTTGGAAATGATAAGAG ATCTAAATGGCAGCATTTCGCAAAAGTGGAAACGACTTCGCCAATGCTGTGCCTCGTTACGAGGTCATAACTCCGAGGCATCGAAAAGTGCTCTCCTCGAAGAAAGTAGCCCTCACATCCTAGTCAGCACACCCCACACGACCTCCTCTCTCAGGCTGCCCAGCAATACTAAGAAGACCAGCGTCCAAGATGTCCTCAGAGCCAAATTCAGCCAAATCCACGTCGGTCTCAGGAGAAGGAGGGCCTTGTCCGTCCAGGAGTTCTTCCACGGTGCTGCTAACGGAAAGAAGGAAGAGAGTAGCCAACCAAAGACTGCCTTTTACGTTCCTCCACCCGAAGGTCTGACTCCTGACACCAAGAAGTCAAGGTCCTTTCATTCGGCCTCGGAGAGGAGACCTAGGTCTCGACGTCGAGAGTCTCTAAATCTTAG TCTTCCAGGTACTGAGTACTACTACGAGCCTCCTCCAGATTATGACGTGGAACCTGCCAAGTACCGTCGCTGGTCTGTGGCAGCTAATCCCGCCCAACATTTGAGCCTACCTCAACACACCATCCACACCCATCCAACGAAAACCCAAAACATCTCTATCATCGAAAGTTACAACATCAAGATTCCCAAAACTAAGCTACAGAAACATCAACAGCACTTAGATCGGGCAAGGTCGCAGTCGCCGAGTTGGAACAAAAGACAATCTGAATGCACTAAGGCGGAAAAACAAACGAAGTTTAAAGTAGCCAACTCGAAAAGCTATTACGAGTTGGGAGGCGTTAAACAAAAAGCGGAAGTACCACCGGACGGTACATTCGAACGTGACCAG aatTCCATAGAGGAGTTAGAGGAAATCGAAGAGGAAGAAAGCAAATTCTGTACCCTTCCGAGAGGAGGAAACACCTTCACCATCAGACAGGTTGCATTTCAGAAAGGACATAATTTTAAACCTTTAGGCTTCAGTATAGTGGGTGGCAGGGATTCCCCTAAAGGCAGTATTGGGATTTAcgttaaaactatttttcctaATGGACAGGCGGCTGAAAATGGGACCCTCAGAGAAG gtgaCGAAATTTTGGCAGTGAACAATAAGCCACTGCACGGGGCCTCTCACAAAGAAGCAATAAATGTGTTTAAACAAATCAAGTCCGGGACTGTGCTACTGCATATAGGCCGTAGAATTAACAAGAATAGGCGGGAACGGCTTGTTAATTAA